In Campylobacter sp. RM16187, the DNA window AACAAGAATATAAAGGCTAAAATCCCAAAGCATAAGAAAATATCGCCCTTGTTAAGTTCATAAGCCCTTATAAACGCTATACTGGCAGCCGCTGTAGGAAAGGTAAATGCCCACCATGATAGGAAAAATTTAAGCTTCATAAAATTTTTATACATAAAAAATATAAGTCCCACAAAGAATAGTGTCAAATTTAAAAGTATATGCGCAAACGTATCAAAGCTCCCGGTTAGCTTCATATAGCCTAAAAATGCCACAGCTGGAGGGGCGATAAATATAAATAAAGTAGGCATAAATTTCTGAGCTAACTGATCATGAAAGATAATTCTGTAAAATATAATAGTAAATAAGACTATCCAGAAAAATACTCCTATGGAGAAGTAATACCATAAAAATTCGCTTTTACTCTCGCTTGCTATCACAACTATTAAATTTCCTACTATAGGTATAAACCAAGCCGGGTTTGAGTGGTTGATGAGCATATTTTTGTTTATCCAAAAGGCTATCACATAAAATGTAAAAAATGTTTGAAATATAAGCGCTATGTAGAATAAAATATAGTGTAAAGTGCCAATATCACGCCATAAAGCGGCTAATAAAAATAATGATATTGCAAATGCGGCAAAGAAATTTATCTTAATAGGATGATTTATTTCAGCCTTTACCTCTTCTTTATATTTTATTATTTTAATACTATAAATTATTGTGATAATGACAAAGATAAGACTTGTGGTTAAGCGTAAAATTTCAAATAAAAAATCAGATATCTGAACTACTAAATTTAGTTTTTCGTATGCTAACGTAAGTCCTCCAAGTCCCATAATAATGGCATATAGCATAATTGGAAAATTAGATATTTTAGAAATTTGATTTTTTGTTATAGCTGCTTGATCCATAAAATTCCTTTAATTTTTTTGCAATATTATCTTTAAATAGGCCTATTTATCAGTGACAATATCACGATATTTAATGTTTTTGGTTTTTAAAAAATACTTAAATAAGAATTTTTTTAATATTTTTATATACAATACGACATTACACTCTGAAAAAGGAGAAGATATGCTAAATGAAGAAGATAGTAAATTTTTAGATGATAATTTTCTTTCTCAGTTTGAATTTTGTGAAGATGACAAAAAGATTATATTTCAAAGAAGTATAGTAAAAACCTTTAGAAAAGATGAAATTATATATACTAAAGATGGATGCAAAGGCTTTATAATGCTAAAAAACGGAAATCTAAGGGCATATATAGCATCAAGTAATTTTAAAGAGATAACCGTTTTTAGCCTAAATGAAAATGAATGTTGTATATTGTGCTCATCTTGTGTTAAAGATTCTTTTGAAATAGAGATAAATTTACAGGCCTATGAGGATACTGATATCATCTTAATTCCTGTAGATACTTATAAAATTTTAAGAGATAAATATCCAGATGTAATGAACTATACCTTAAGTCTTGTGTCAACTAGATTCGCAAGTGTTATAAATGTGATGGAGCAGGCTTTGTTTTCTCCTCTGGTTGAGCGTATTAGAAATTTTTTAAGTCAAAATGCCAAGAATTCAAATATAAAAATTACTCACGAACAACTTGCAAATCATATAGGAAGTGCTAGAGAAGCCGTATCAAGAGTACTAAAAGAGATGGAAAGAGAAGGCGAGATAGTTCAAAAAAGAGGCGTAATTGCTTTTAAAAATACTTAAAGTGTAACTTTGTTGCAATTCTAAATATCTATTTTTTGATATAATCTCGATATTAAATTTACCGAAAGTGATATGCTTTTGGTCTTTGAAAGGAATAAAATGTTAAGTAAAAAAAATAGAATTATTAGAATTGTTTTGGGCGTTTTGTTAATGACCGGCATCTGGTTTTTCTTTAAGAGTTATTGGGCTTTAATAGGATTGATACCTATTATAGTCGGAATTACAGGTTTTTGTCCGGCTTGCTCGCTTC includes these proteins:
- a CDS encoding SLAC1 anion channel family protein yields the protein MDQAAITKNQISKISNFPIMLYAIIMGLGGLTLAYEKLNLVVQISDFLFEILRLTTSLIFVIITIIYSIKIIKYKEEVKAEINHPIKINFFAAFAISLFLLAALWRDIGTLHYILFYIALIFQTFFTFYVIAFWINKNMLINHSNPAWFIPIVGNLIVVIASESKSEFLWYYFSIGVFFWIVLFTIIFYRIIFHDQLAQKFMPTLFIFIAPPAVAFLGYMKLTGSFDTFAHILLNLTLFFVGLIFFMYKNFMKLKFFLSWWAFTFPTAAASIAFIRAYELNKGDIFLCFGILAFIFLLFFIGVVSYFTVKAIKNNEICVAE
- a CDS encoding Crp/Fnr family transcriptional regulator — translated: MLNEEDSKFLDDNFLSQFEFCEDDKKIIFQRSIVKTFRKDEIIYTKDGCKGFIMLKNGNLRAYIASSNFKEITVFSLNENECCILCSSCVKDSFEIEINLQAYEDTDIILIPVDTYKILRDKYPDVMNYTLSLVSTRFASVINVMEQALFSPLVERIRNFLSQNAKNSNIKITHEQLANHIGSAREAVSRVLKEMEREGEIVQKRGVIAFKNT
- a CDS encoding YgaP family membrane protein — its product is MLSKKNRIIRIVLGVLLMTGIWFFFKSYWALIGLIPIIVGITGFCPACSLLGRCSLKR